The genomic interval AAAGAGAAGTATGATAATGGATACAAGCATGCTTCCTTTTCAATTTCTGAAACTCACCAAAGAGAACTATGATAATTGGAGTATTCGCATGAAAGAAATGCTAGGATCACAAGCTGTATGGGATGTTGTTGAGAAAAGTTTTGAACAACCTGATAATGAACATGCTTTATCTCAAACACAGAAGGATGATTTGCGTAAAGCTTGGTAGAGAGATCAACAAGCTTTGACACTCATCCATATGTGTTCGGATGAAGGAATGTTTGAGAAAGTTTCGAGTGCTACTAGTGCTAAACATGAATGGAAAATTTTGCAGAATTTCTTCAAAGGAAATAATAGAGTCATCAAACTTCATCGTCAAGCTCTTCTAATAGGTGAATTTGAATCTATTAAGATGAAAAGTCCAGAATCAATCTCTGAATACTTTTCTAGAGTTTGTTAGTtgttaatcaattaaaaatatatggagAAACTCTAGATGATACTCATGTGGTTGAAAAAATCTTGCTATCTTTAGACACAAAATTTGAGTTTGTTGTTATAGCAACTGAAAAGTCAAAGGATTTGAATTCTTTATCTATTGATGAGTTGATGGATATATTGCATGTCCATGAAGAATGCATGATAGAGAAACAATCTCAGTCTGAACAAGTTCTCTTGTCAAAATTATCCTTAAAAGACAAAGATGAAGACAAGGATGTTAAtcaagaaggaagaaaaagaggaaaaggtAGAATGTATGTTCGTGGCCGTGGCAACTACTTTGGCAAAGAAGGGGAAGATATGAGAGAAATGTTAATAACACTAAAGAAATAAGTCAAAGACAACCTGTAAGAGGACGTGGTAGAGGAACATGGCATAGAAGAGGTAGAAGGAGAGTAAATGTGTAGTGCAGCAATTGTAAAAATATGGATATTATGTagttgaatgtaaaagcaaagttATAGAGGAAGACAAGGTCTACTGTGTAGAGGctaaagatgaagaagaatatgTTTTCTTGTTAACTCACAGTGAAGAAAAGAATCAAGAAGCATGGTTCCTAGATACCGGTGTAAGTAATCATATGACAGGTCAAAAGGATTTATTTGTGTCTTTAGATGAATCTTCTGAAAGAAATATTTCTTTTGGAGTTGAAAGAAAACTACAAGTTAAAGGAATAGGTAACATTCTGATTTTGGCCAAAAATGGATCTCATCAGGTTATTTCTCATGTATACTATGTGCCTACATTAAAAGCAAATATTTTGAGTTTGGGTCAACTTCTTGAGAAAGGATATGACATCAGACTAAAGGATAGTGGAATGACAATTAGAAACAGCAGAGATCAATTGATTGCAAGGGTAGAACTGTCAAAGAGAATGTTTTGCTCAAACTTCAGATTGATAGTGCCAAATGATTGAAAACTTATGTATCTAATTCTTCTTGGATTTGGCATCAACGAATGGGTCATCTATATTTTGGCGGCCTAAAGCAATTGGTGAGAGAGAAGATGGTACATTGTTTGCCTTATATTGAACATCCAGATCAGATTTGTGAAGGTTGCACTTATGGTAAGCACTTCAAATATAGCTTTCCAAAGGAGCAGCAAAGCCACTTCATCTTGTGCATGCTGACATTTGTGGTTCAATTAATCTATCTCTTTAGGTAAGAACAAGTATATCTTactatttattgatgattttagcCATGAAACATGggtattttttcaaaataaaaggtAGAAACATTTGAAACATTCAAGAAATTTAAAGCACATGTTGAGAATGAAAGTGGTCACTTGATTAAAGCTTTAAGAACTGATAAAGGTGGTGAGTTCACCTCTAAGCAATTTGGGCACTTTTGTGAATCACATGGAATTAAAAGGTTCTTAACTGTTCCAAGgtcaccacaacaaaatggtgttgTATAGAGAAATAACATAACCATTCTTAACATGGTAAGAAGCATGATGAAAAGTAAGTGCATAACTAAAGAATTGTGGGCATAAACTATATCATGTGCAGTCTACTTAAGCAATAGGCATCCAACAAGAAGTTTGCAAAAGATCACTCCTCAAGAAGCTTGGAGTGGTAGAAAGCCAACTCTTTCGCACTTAAGAGTTTTTAGGTGCATAGTATATGCTTACATTGCTGATGAACTAAGAGTAAAGCTAGATGACAAGAGTggaaaacttttatttattggCTATGAACACAAGATCTAAAGGTTACAGACTTTATAatccaaaaagtaaaaaaaattgttatcaGTCGAGATGtcaaatttaatgaaaaagaaTGTTGGAActaggagaagaaaaaagaagattaCAGTTTTCTTCCAATGTCTAGTATTGATATTACTCAAGCTGAAAATGCAGAGCAGTCTACTTCTCCTACAACAATATCACATGAACCAAGTTTTTTAGCATCAAACAATGGTTATTCAAGTCCTTCAAGCTCAGTTGAAAGACCTCAAAGAATGAGAAGTCTTCAAGATATTTATGTTGACACTGATGAAATCAATGATTCTGCTCTTTGTTGTTCGTTTGCAGGTTCAGAGCCATTAAGCTTTAATGAATCAATGAAAGATGAGAAATGGAGGTTAGCCACGAATGATGAAATAAAAGCCATTCATAAAAATGATACTTGGGAGTTGGCCACTTTGCCCAAAGAAAAGCAAGCGGCTGGTGTCAAATGGAtttataaaatcaagaaaaatgaaagaggAGAAGTGGAAAAGTTCAAAGCTCGGTGGATTAGTAAGGGATATAGTCAATGACAAGGTATTTATTATGAAGCAATTTTTTGCTCCAGTTACCCAATTAGAAACCATTAGGCTGATCATGGCTCTAGCTGCTCAAAATAAATGGAGGATTTATCAAATGGATTTTAAATCAGTGTTTTTGAATAGacaattagaagaagaaatgcATATACAACAACCACCTGGCTATGTAGTCAAAGGTCATGAAGGAAAAGTGCTAAAATTAATTAAGGCTTTGGATGGCTTAAAGCAAGTACCAAGGGCTTGGTATAGTCACATTTGACAATTATTTCAACTAATAGAAATTTTGTGAAATGCCCATATATATATGGTCTATATGTGAAGAAAACAGGAGAATGGTGGCATGTTAATTTTTTGTCTATATGTAGACGATCTAATTTTTACAGGCAATAATTCATCATTGTTTGATGAATTCAAGAAGGAGATGGTTATTGAATTTAAGATGACAGATATAGGGCTTATGACCTATTATCTTGGAATAGAATTAAAGCAAACTAACAGTGGGATTTTTGTTTCACAAAAAAGTTATGCAATGAAGATcttgaaataatttaatatggAGAATTGTCAATCAGTTTCAACACCTGTTGAATGTGAGATTAAACTATCAAAAGTTGATGATGGTGAAAAAGTGAATCTAACTTTATATAGAAAGCTTGTTGGAAGTTTGAGGTACTTAACTTGTTCAAGACCTAATATTTTGTATGGAGTAGGTATTATCAGTCGCTATATGGAGGTGCCAACAACTACACATTTGAGGGCAGCCAAAAGAATCTTGAGATATATTAAAGGAACCTTAAATTATCGCTTGTTTTATACATCTATCATGAACTGCAATTTAGTTGGTTACAATGATAGTGAATGGGGAGGAAATGTCAATGACAGGAAGAGTACTACAGGCTTTCTGTTTAGTTTTGGAGATGCTGCATTTACTTGGAGATCGAAAGATACAACCCAttgtcactacaagaaatacaggAATATGCAACGGAAATATTGCCACGGATTTGTTTCATTGCTTATTGTAAACATTGGCGACGGAATTAGCATTGGATTACCGACGGAATAAAACTGTAGAAtttaaacttgtttttattacattaccaacggaattgtaTAATATAGCAACGGAATTGTGATAAATACCAACAGAAACAGAGCAACAGAATTAGTTCGTTGCTATTCCGTTGCTAGAGCTTACATGCCCTAATTTTCCTGCCTATTTTTGTTGCTAATAAATTGCTACGGATTCATTCCGTCGCTATTTGTAAGCATTGGCAACGGAATCAACATTGGATTACCGACGGAATAAAACTTCAAAAGttcaacttatttttattattaccgACGGAATGTTAAAACATAGCTATGGAATTTAGATTAATAGTAACGGAATAAGTCTGTTCCTAttccaaacttatatatatatatatatatatgtatattatttattaatatttgtaatttatatattattcattaatacattttcacttttaataacaaaaatacaattttaattataaaatgtttgttataattaaaaattaaattacctTAGTGTCCAAAATATATGTTCATAAATCAACTAATACAGTGTTACCCAAATATTATCATCAATGAAGATTTTTAAGCAAATCaaatgattattaataaataataaaggtGAAAATAGCATTTTCTAATACAACCACTCATAGAGCTTCATCATGCCACTAATTTCATATGCCCCACCTAATTTCCACTCAtaataaacaaacattaaaacacGATCATCGAAAACATGGgaccaaaaaaataatcactCTACTAACCAATCCTCTTCACACAGAGATAGCCcccactttttttaatatacatagttaaattaataaggggaaaaaaattaataaaaatcactgaattatcattgttttatttgcaAGCCATTCTAtcatttaaaatgaaaaaccaaCCTCTCCAACCCTAATCCCTAATCGTAGCACCACGGTCACTCCTTCCGTGTAGTGGGCCATCCAAACCTCTGTGTGGTGGATTCATCTATCGATTGAAAAACTCCAATGTCATCATCGTTCTTTAGCACATCCTCGAGAAGCTTCACCTACTCAACTCCATCGCATTGCCAAGCTCGGCCTCAAAAACCTCTTTATCATCCCCATCTCCGACGTCAACCTCTGCTCTAGCCTCCTCATCAACCCTCTAGATCCCAACCCCGACGACCCTAATCCTCACAAATACTTGGATTTTTGTGATCTCGAAGAGTGCCAAGCTGAAAAACGAGGTGAAAAATGCAGAGATAGCTTGTTGTTCTCTTATTTCCCTCATTTATTTATGGTGTTGTTGCTCATTGACCTTCAATTTAGAAATATAGGgttcatttgtttctttttttcctttttgatttttgtgattttttttaggtCTCACCGCCAGTTTGGAATTTGGCACCGGATTTTGAGTCTGAAGCTAATCTTAATCGGGAGTTTATTaaggttttatatatatatatcttcaatttattatctaatgttgaatgtgtttgttgcctatgaaaataaaactttttttaaaaaattttggaagTGTTTCAAGCAATTTTGTGCTTTCCTTGTAGGCATCATGTGTAGTGAAATAACTGATTAAACAAAGCAGGATGCTTGTTGTGATAAAATGATTGAAAATCTAGGTAGTGTTTCAGAATTTCAGTGAGTGATTATTGCCCAACATCAGTCATCTCTTTGTTATATGATTGTTAGTAGTTCGTAGAGTTGTGCGTCACGGAGTTGTATTTTTTGCCCAGATGAAGCTTATGTTGCACTTTTTATTTAGATTGTAAATTTACCAAGCTTTGTttctgtttgttgttttttgtagGAAAAGCTATATCAATGGATCTTGATACTAGCATAAGGAAGGATCAAGAGTATCAGTAGCTGATATAGTTGCCCATCTACAGGTTTGTAGAATAATTGCTCTTCTATGTTGAATTGTCATCTAGTCCCCATTATCAAACTCTCTTAATTGTATTTTGCATTTGTGCAAGTCGCCCTACCTATGTACTTATGATTTTGACCAAGCAAAGCTGAATCTTTCTCATTTTTGAGTGGGAAACACAGTATGCAGTACACATTTCAAGCATGATCTGTTAGTTCTTAAGTTAACTTTCTCCATTGTTCACATTCTATTCCCCAACTTTAGCTTTACCAAAAATTACATGTTAGGCATAAATACAACCCAAGAGAtgataactttttaaatttaaaaatagtaaaataaatttaaagaaaaagatgaaaaatcaaGCATGTGTGCAAGGATCTATATGCGAGGCATATATCATACAAGAAATCTCATCATTTTGTTCAATGCATTTTGAATCTACTATGGAAACAAGATTAAATCGTGTACCTGGCAATGACGATAGTGGAGATGTAGAATCTGTAGGACGACTTTCAATTTTCTCTCGTCCTGGTCGACCTTTTGGGCCAATGAATAATGCTAGATTTCTAGAAGACAAAGAACATTATGCTGCAGAGCTATATGTACTTATGAATTGTGAGGAGATATATCCATATGTGGAGTAAGTATTATTTTGTAACTAGTATTTATGGcgcaaaatacaaatttaaacttaatcaGTATCACTgactttattttcttacataTAGGATGTTCGATGAAATGGCAAAAAAAGAACGTGTGAATATATCATACGGTTGTAAGTTTTGTAAGTTTAGACAATTTGTAAGTTTTAGACAATTTTTTTAGACAATTGTTTAGACAATTTGtaagttttgtttaaaaatatggtTGTATTACTAGTGAATGCATATATTTTTGACATATTATTGATCTATGTCTTACACTTTTAGGTGGCTAAACATAAAGATGAAATTGATCCTCGTGTTGTCGAAATGTCGTATGGTCCTGGATGAATTGCTCAATGTTACAAAGGTTGTTTTATAAATGGTTTCAAGTTCCACACCCAAGACTATGGGAATAACCACAATACAACAAATTGTGAAAGGAAGTTCTTACAATGATCATGAGAGAGATTTTTATGGTGTCTTGGAGAATATTATCCAATTAGAGTATTTTGGTGTTGGAACAAAGTTAAACTTTTTAAATGTCATTGGTTTGACATGGAAAAGGGGGTTAAGGTTGATCCTCGTCATGGTCTTGTTGAAATTAAACGCAAATCAGAACTTCTTAGCAACGAACCATTTGTTTTAGCTgatcaagctcaccaagtttgttatattccttatccctctagtAAGAGAGATCGCCGTGATTGGTGGGTTGTTTTCAAAACAAAGGCAAAGAGTACATTTCTTGTTTCTCCAAGGAAGACTTATGAAGAAAGTCCAGTTCATTTAGTTGATGACATTTATCAAGAAGATGAAATATGCATTTCTACATTTGTTACTCCTTTAGAGGAACTTGAAAACCCAATTTTTCTTgctaatattatatttgaggAGGTAAATTCATTTgttgaagaacaacaagaagctGAAGATGAAgttaatgaagatgaagatgaagaagaagatgaaaatgacAATGAAGATGGGGATGATGAAAACAATGTGgttgatggagatgatggagatgaatatgaagatgatgaagaaaatgattttcattACTCCGATGATAATTAAGAGCTTTTAATATAGTACTTGTCAaggacatatatttttatatctagaCTTATCTATGGTCTTTTATacaatttacttatttttcataaaaaattgttaatctCTCCATTTATTTCATGCACATAATTTATCTTGCCTatgaaaggtttttttttttttgttcattttaagtTTTTCACTAATGTACTCACTCAATATATGTTTGCAATTTGTCTAACGTAGTCACTAGCTTATAggctaaatgtatgtatttttgttgttaacaaatattgtttaattttggtGTGTATGTTTTGGTTATTATGATAGTCAccaatgtatgtatttttgttgttcatgaatattgtttagtttttatgTGTATGTTTTGATTATTATGGTAGTCACTAATGTATCATCAATatgaatattatttaatttttgtattaatatgtagctaaagattttcaattttaattggtcttaacaattaatgatttttgcAATAGTGCTACAATGGCTAGACCCAAAGATCcaaagacaaaaaataaaggTAAAGGTCAAGCAATTGAAACAAGCAACAATCATTCTATAAGGAATTCTGTATATCGTCCACCTTTGAAAGTAACTTCCACTATTCAGTCCACCATGGAACCAGTTATGATTACATCTTCTATGGGTAATCCAGGCAATCAAAGATCAACAAATAATGATCCACCACTTGAAGTGCCATCTAATTCGTCGATTGAACCAATAGTAAATGAGACATTGGAATTAGGTTATGGTGGATTATCAACTGAAGGCGAAGATGTTGCACGACAACGTCGAACAAGGGGTCCTACTTTAGGAAGAATCGCTGCAGaagatgcaaataaaaaatgtaCTTTGACAATTCTTGGTGATaggtaatttgaaaaaaaattgtatttaatgtGATATATTCACAAGTGATTTTTTCTTTGGGTTTATTaactatttctttgtttttatatgtttattgtttaattgcTAACTATAACATGTTACAGTGTTTTTGCGGAGAAAGGAGTGTCATCAActattgttaaaataataaaaaactattttaccGGCATGTGGCCAACACGGAGAAAAATTCCAAATGATGTAAAAGAAGCTATGTGGAAGAAATTTGGGGTAACTATCAATTGTGTTTATCTTATCTTAATTTGCTTTACTTCCTTAAACCTTAAATCTTATTTTTGTGGATGTGACTTCTAATTTTAATGCATAATATTAGGAATATTTTAATTGGCCCTTACAAGAGGAACCTAATGTATGAAGAGTATGGGAAAAGACATGTAAGGAGCAATTGAAGGATACATTAAATGGTGAAAAAACAAAAGCTATAAAAAAAGCTGGTGTCACTAATATTGTTGATATTAAGAAGTGTAAAGGAATGAAAAGGCATTGGATGCCAACTAAAATTTGGGATGCTTTGATTGATATAGTTTGGAGTACAGAGAGTTGGCAAAATAAATCCAAGAAAGCATTGGCCAATCGTTTAACTGAAAAAGAAAGGAGTATCACGAAACACACTAGCGGTTCTTGTTCATTTCTTGCTTCTCAAAAGCTAATGGTAAACtttttcacttcactcatgtcatggatttaatttttccaatttgTTATACACACAtttgcaataataaaattatatgtatagtctaattaaaaacatttcttaTGTAGGAAGAAGAGCTTCAACGACCAATACAATATCCTGAATTATTTAAGGGAACTCATAAACGGTCAAAAGGAAGTGGTGATTTTGTAGATAATAAATCCAAAGTTGTTAGTGTATGTTAATCATTAGTAATTCATTCCTTAAATTGTGAATTGTTACTTCATATTTTCGTAaacttaaatcaattaatttttatgtttttttcactTGTTATAGGATAAATATCAATCTACATTATTCGAAAAATATGGTGATAATACTTCTGATCATCCTGAGTGATCCAGAAGCATGGACGTCATCAATTAGAGGAAAGTTAGATACACGCACGCATGTATATGGGTTTGGCACCATGGTCAATTCTAAAGCAGCTGCATGCACAACTAACTCAGTTTGTGGTCCTTCTACTAGTACTCCACATATGGATGTTTCTCTTAATGATGATAGAATTGTGAGTTTAGAGCAAAAGCTTGAATCATTGACTGATGATGTAAGTCAAGTGAAGAATGTTATAGGTGACATAAGCGACttgaaaaatcaatttcagATTATGATGAGTTTCATGATGGAGAAATTTGGATCAAATATTCCTCCACCAACAAGTAAATGATTTTAGGTATGAATTTGATCTTACTCTTCTTAAGTTTTAGTGCTTTACTTATAAATTTCTACTtgcaatttaatttgatggttaaaatttcatgattttcatagagGAAGATATTGGGGCAAGAAgatagcaataaaaaaaacaactcaaggtaattaattaaatgtaccttcatatattaattttactttGTTTGTTGCTCCACAATTATATTTCTATAGCAAttttatttgatggattttaaatttttatgatttttaataaaggaAGACAATGGCCAAGAAGAGGgaacaaagaaaatcaaggtAATTTAATGTATGTTCATGATGACTTCTTGTTTCACTTTGTTTGTTGGTGACAATTGTATTGATGGATTAGAGAATTGTTGACGATGGATTTTTGGTTGTGATGGAATGTTGGAccatttgtatggattatttgtattttttgtatgaattgaatgttggatcatttgtatggattaattgtatttttggtatgattGAAATGATGGATTGTGGATACTCgatgagataattttttttatgtatcatTTGTATTATTCGTATTTATataggtaatttttttatttgtgcaatAAATTGTGTAGGTTGTGTGAAAAACAAATTCAGTAGCTAATAGCTATAATAATCAATATCAAAGAATAGTGACGGATATTCCGTTGcaaaataacaaatgataatggaaattccattggaaatggaaaaatagCATCGGAAATTCTgttgctaatatatatattgaaattgtgTAAGGAAACAACAACCAAACTTTCATTGCTACAAAAACATAGCAACGGAAAAAAGGAAATccattgcaaataaaaaaacaaaaactataattCCATTGccacaagaaaaataacaatgggaaaaaaaaactccgttgc from Dioscorea cayenensis subsp. rotundata cultivar TDr96_F1 chromosome 7, TDr96_F1_v2_PseudoChromosome.rev07_lg8_w22 25.fasta, whole genome shotgun sequence carries:
- the LOC120265270 gene encoding uncharacterized protein LOC120265270, encoding MDTSMLPFQFLKLTKENYDNWSIRMKEMLGSQAVWDVVEKSFEQPDNEHALSQTQKDDLPTEKSKDLNSLSIDELMDILHVHEECMIEKQSQSEQVLLSKLSLKDKDEDKDVNQEGRKRGKGRMYVRGRGNYFVECKSKVIEEDKVYCVEAKDEEEYVFLLTHSEEKNQEAWFLDTGVSNHMTGQKDLFVSLDESSERNISFGVERKLQVKGIGNILILAKNGSHQVISHVYYVPTLKANILSLGQLLEKGYDIRLKDSGMTIRNSRDQLIARVELSKRMFCSNFRLIVPND